A region of Shewanella psychromarinicola DNA encodes the following proteins:
- the efp gene encoding elongation factor P produces the protein MKTAHEIRPGNVIMLDGSPWVVQKTETTRSGRNAAIVKLKLKNVLLDSGTEQTFKGEDKLDDIVLERLDCTYSYFADPMYVFMDEEYNQYDVEADNLGDAAAYIIDGMEDMCQVTFYEEKAISVELPIHIVREVIYTEPSARGDTSGKVMKPATITGGGTVTVADFVKVGDKIEIDSRTGEFKKRV, from the coding sequence ATGAAAACTGCTCATGAAATCCGTCCTGGTAACGTGATCATGTTAGATGGCAGCCCATGGGTTGTTCAGAAGACTGAAACAACTCGTTCTGGCCGTAACGCTGCAATCGTTAAATTAAAATTAAAGAACGTATTGCTAGATTCTGGTACTGAACAAACCTTTAAAGGTGAAGACAAATTAGACGATATCGTTCTAGAACGTCTTGATTGTACTTACTCATACTTTGCTGATCCTATGTATGTGTTCATGGATGAAGAATATAACCAGTATGATGTAGAAGCTGACAACTTAGGTGATGCAGCTGCCTATATCATCGATGGCATGGAAGACATGTGTCAAGTGACCTTCTATGAAGAGAAAGCGATATCTGTTGAATTGCCGATCCACATCGTACGTGAAGTTATTTACACCGAGCCATCCGCTCGTGGTGATACTTCAGGTAAAGTGATGAAGCCTGCTACTATTACTGGTGGTGGCACGGTCACAGTTGCTGACTTTGTAAAAGTGGGTGACAAGATTGAAATTGACTCTCGTACCGGCGAGTTCAAAAAGCGCGTTTAA